A window from Chiroxiphia lanceolata isolate bChiLan1 chromosome 3, bChiLan1.pri, whole genome shotgun sequence encodes these proteins:
- the ZNF512 gene encoding zinc finger protein 512 isoform X6 encodes MRGGGGDGDSPTKTGHHRQQKVKKSLENKNSKQFEEVETTVPEVNSNYDDTVSNVSSASPKGPVNGSPESRSKRTIRRPAYWLEMRGVKNSANKSPEKNGEVLLKGKRKSEQGEGEDVEDSPKKKQKIWGKNRQAGTKQNSKRKGRCVQKETETYGTGSVEEQWSLEIQDKGRVTCPTCRAVVRKTVEGLKKHMANCRQEMFTCHECGKQLKSSAGMKYHVMADHNNQPVMKEGEEVDEQLERDRLRKVLKCMGKLKCTREGCTGSFTSIMGYLYHVKKCGKAASELEKMAMKCHHCGKAYRSKAGLVYHLRSKHGPVTFLHEERRPGNLIEMKQEQNNTGRVQRRSAKVAIYYLHELAGEELAKEWPKRKVLQDLIPDDRKLKYTRPGLPTFSQDVLCKWKAEIKMYRRVHCPNQGCESVYGSVSGLKSHLGTCTLGDFVAGKYKCLLCEKEFISESGVKYHINSVHAEDWFDMNTMTTKSFEKLMKIRQREEQRKQRKKRPLTRGKKKKAGPLAAKKLPTAGVEKMRKNKRGRPRRVDNESASSEEGAPQVAQRAEFPKTSRKRGRSKSLEDEKV; translated from the exons atgcggggcggcggcggcgacgGCGACTCG CCCACCAAGACTGGACATCACAGACAGCAGAAGGTCAAGAAGtccttggaaaataaaaa CTCTAAGCAATTTGAGGAGGTGGAAACTACTGTTCCAGAAGTGAACAGTAACTATGATGACACAGTGAGCAACGTTTCTTCTGCCTCACCGAAGGGCCCAGTGAACGGGAGCCCAGAGTCCAGAAGCAAGCGGACCATTCGCAGACCTGCTTACTGGCTGGAAATGAGAGGAGTGAAAAACAGTGCTAACAAATCTCCAGAGAAAAACG GAGAAGTATTACTGAAAGGCAAGAGGAAATCTGAGCAAGGGGAAGGCGAAGATGTTGAAGACTCTCCcaagaagaagcaaaaaatttGGG GAAAAAACCGGCAAgctggaacaaaacaaaactccaaaagGAAAGGTCGCTGTGTTCAGAAAGAGACAGAAACCTATGGCACAG GTAGTGTGGAAGAGCAGTGGTCTTTGGAGATTCAGGACAAAGGCCGAGTTACCTGTCCCACTTGCCGGGCTGTGGTGAGAAAGACTGTAGAAGGACTGAAGAAACATATGGCAAACTGCAGGCAG GAAATGTTCACGTGTCATGAGTGCGGGAAGCAGCTGAAGTCTTCAGCAGGGATGAAATACCATGTCATGGCAGACCATAACAATCAG CCAGTTatgaaggagggagaggaagtgGACGAGCAGCTTGAGCGAGACCGCCTTCGGAAGGTTTTGAAGTGTATGGGAAAACTGAAGTGTACAAGGGAG GGCTGCACAGGCAGCTTCACCAGCATAATGGGATACCTGTATCATGTTAAAAAATGTGGGAAGGCTGCTTCTGAGCTGGAGAAAATGGCTATGAAGTGCCATCACTGTGGAAAAGCATACAGATCAAAGGCAGGACTGGTCTACCACCTCCGCTCTAAGCACGGGCCG GTCACTTTCCTCCATGAGGAGAGAAGACCAGGGAACCTGATAGAAAtgaaacaggaacaaaacaacaCAGGCAGAGTTCAGAGGAGATCTGCAAAGGTGGCAATCTACTATCTCCATGAACTGGCTGGAGAAGAGCTGGCCAAAGAGTGGCCCAAAAGAAAAGTTCTGCAGGACTTGATTCCAGATGACCGGAAG CTGAAATACACTCGTCCTGGACTGCCCACGTTTAGTCAAGATGTGCTGTGCAAATGGAAAGCAGAGATAAAGATGTACCGAAGAGTCCACTGCCCAAATCAG gGTTGTGAATCTGTGTATGGCAGTGTCTCGGGACTCAAATCTCACCTCGGCACATGTACCTTG GGAGACTTTGTGGCTGGTAAATACAAGTGTCTCCTGTGTGAGAAGGAGTTCATTTCAGAGAGTGGGGTCAAGTATCACATCAACTCTGTGCATGCTGAG GACTGGTTTGATATGAACACAATGACCACCAAAAGCTTTGAGAAGCTAATGAAAATCCGccaaagggaagagcagaggaagcAACGGAAGAAACGTCCTTTGACCAGgggcaaaaagaagaaagccgGGCCCCTGGCTGCCAAGAAGCTCCCCACTGCTGGAGttgaaaaaatgaggaaaaataagaggGGTCGTCCACGGCGGGTGGACAATGAGAGTGCGAGCAGTGAAGAAGGGGCACCCCAAGTTGCACAGAGAGCTGAATTTCCTAAAACCAGCCGCAAGCGAGGCCGAAGCAAATCCCTAGAGGATGAGAAGGTGTAA
- the ZNF512 gene encoding zinc finger protein 512 isoform X3, producing the protein MRGGGGDGDSPTKTGHHRQQKVKKSLENKNSKQFEEVETTVPEVNSNYDDTVSNVSSASPKGPVNGSPESRSKRTIRRPAYWLEMRGVKNSANKSPEKNGEVLLKGKRKSEQGEGEDVEDSPKKKQKIWGILQESQEPETRERESLEQGNLTLSEGGRAGKNRQAGTKQNSKRKGRCVQKETETYGTGSVEEQWSLEIQDKGRVTCPTCRAVVRKTVEGLKKHMANCRQEMFTCHECGKQLKSSAGMKYHVMADHNNQPVMKEGEEVDEQLERDRLRKVLKCMGKLKCTREGCTGSFTSIMGYLYHVKKCGKAASELEKMAMKCHHCGKAYRSKAGLVYHLRSKHGPVTFLHEERRPGNLIEMKQEQNNTGRVQRRSAKVAIYYLHELAGEELAKEWPKRKVLQDLIPDDRKLKYTRPGLPTFSQDVLCKWKAEIKMYRRVHCPNQGCESVYGSVSGLKSHLGTCTLGDFVAGKYKCLLCEKEFISESGVKYHINSVHAEDWFDMNTMTTKSFEKLMKIRQREEQRKQRKKRPLTRGKKKKAGPLAAKKLPTAGVEKMRKNKRGRPRRVDNESASSEEGAPQVAQRAEFPKTSRKRGRSKSLEDEKV; encoded by the exons atgcggggcggcggcggcgacgGCGACTCG CCCACCAAGACTGGACATCACAGACAGCAGAAGGTCAAGAAGtccttggaaaataaaaa CTCTAAGCAATTTGAGGAGGTGGAAACTACTGTTCCAGAAGTGAACAGTAACTATGATGACACAGTGAGCAACGTTTCTTCTGCCTCACCGAAGGGCCCAGTGAACGGGAGCCCAGAGTCCAGAAGCAAGCGGACCATTCGCAGACCTGCTTACTGGCTGGAAATGAGAGGAGTGAAAAACAGTGCTAACAAATCTCCAGAGAAAAACG GAGAAGTATTACTGAAAGGCAAGAGGAAATCTGAGCAAGGGGAAGGCGAAGATGTTGAAGACTCTCCcaagaagaagcaaaaaatttGGG GAATCCTTCAGGAATCCCAAGAGCCTGAGACCAGAGAGAGGGAAAGTCTGGAACAAGGAAACCTTACACTCAGTGAAGGAGGACGAG CAGGAAAAAACCGGCAAgctggaacaaaacaaaactccaaaagGAAAGGTCGCTGTGTTCAGAAAGAGACAGAAACCTATGGCACAG GTAGTGTGGAAGAGCAGTGGTCTTTGGAGATTCAGGACAAAGGCCGAGTTACCTGTCCCACTTGCCGGGCTGTGGTGAGAAAGACTGTAGAAGGACTGAAGAAACATATGGCAAACTGCAGGCAG GAAATGTTCACGTGTCATGAGTGCGGGAAGCAGCTGAAGTCTTCAGCAGGGATGAAATACCATGTCATGGCAGACCATAACAATCAG CCAGTTatgaaggagggagaggaagtgGACGAGCAGCTTGAGCGAGACCGCCTTCGGAAGGTTTTGAAGTGTATGGGAAAACTGAAGTGTACAAGGGAG GGCTGCACAGGCAGCTTCACCAGCATAATGGGATACCTGTATCATGTTAAAAAATGTGGGAAGGCTGCTTCTGAGCTGGAGAAAATGGCTATGAAGTGCCATCACTGTGGAAAAGCATACAGATCAAAGGCAGGACTGGTCTACCACCTCCGCTCTAAGCACGGGCCG GTCACTTTCCTCCATGAGGAGAGAAGACCAGGGAACCTGATAGAAAtgaaacaggaacaaaacaacaCAGGCAGAGTTCAGAGGAGATCTGCAAAGGTGGCAATCTACTATCTCCATGAACTGGCTGGAGAAGAGCTGGCCAAAGAGTGGCCCAAAAGAAAAGTTCTGCAGGACTTGATTCCAGATGACCGGAAG CTGAAATACACTCGTCCTGGACTGCCCACGTTTAGTCAAGATGTGCTGTGCAAATGGAAAGCAGAGATAAAGATGTACCGAAGAGTCCACTGCCCAAATCAG gGTTGTGAATCTGTGTATGGCAGTGTCTCGGGACTCAAATCTCACCTCGGCACATGTACCTTG GGAGACTTTGTGGCTGGTAAATACAAGTGTCTCCTGTGTGAGAAGGAGTTCATTTCAGAGAGTGGGGTCAAGTATCACATCAACTCTGTGCATGCTGAG GACTGGTTTGATATGAACACAATGACCACCAAAAGCTTTGAGAAGCTAATGAAAATCCGccaaagggaagagcagaggaagcAACGGAAGAAACGTCCTTTGACCAGgggcaaaaagaagaaagccgGGCCCCTGGCTGCCAAGAAGCTCCCCACTGCTGGAGttgaaaaaatgaggaaaaataagaggGGTCGTCCACGGCGGGTGGACAATGAGAGTGCGAGCAGTGAAGAAGGGGCACCCCAAGTTGCACAGAGAGCTGAATTTCCTAAAACCAGCCGCAAGCGAGGCCGAAGCAAATCCCTAGAGGATGAGAAGGTGTAA
- the ZNF512 gene encoding zinc finger protein 512 isoform X5 gives MRGGGGDGDSPTKTGHHRQQKVKKSLENKNSKQFEEVETTVPEVNSNYDDTVSNVSSASPKGPVNGSPESRSKRTIRRPAYWLEMRGVKNSANKSPEKNGEVLLKGKRKSEQGEGEDVEDSPKKKQKIWAGKNRQAGTKQNSKRKGRCVQKETETYGTGSVEEQWSLEIQDKGRVTCPTCRAVVRKTVEGLKKHMANCRQEMFTCHECGKQLKSSAGMKYHVMADHNNQPVMKEGEEVDEQLERDRLRKVLKCMGKLKCTREGCTGSFTSIMGYLYHVKKCGKAASELEKMAMKCHHCGKAYRSKAGLVYHLRSKHGPVTFLHEERRPGNLIEMKQEQNNTGRVQRRSAKVAIYYLHELAGEELAKEWPKRKVLQDLIPDDRKLKYTRPGLPTFSQDVLCKWKAEIKMYRRVHCPNQGCESVYGSVSGLKSHLGTCTLGDFVAGKYKCLLCEKEFISESGVKYHINSVHAEDWFDMNTMTTKSFEKLMKIRQREEQRKQRKKRPLTRGKKKKAGPLAAKKLPTAGVEKMRKNKRGRPRRVDNESASSEEGAPQVAQRAEFPKTSRKRGRSKSLEDEKV, from the exons atgcggggcggcggcggcgacgGCGACTCG CCCACCAAGACTGGACATCACAGACAGCAGAAGGTCAAGAAGtccttggaaaataaaaa CTCTAAGCAATTTGAGGAGGTGGAAACTACTGTTCCAGAAGTGAACAGTAACTATGATGACACAGTGAGCAACGTTTCTTCTGCCTCACCGAAGGGCCCAGTGAACGGGAGCCCAGAGTCCAGAAGCAAGCGGACCATTCGCAGACCTGCTTACTGGCTGGAAATGAGAGGAGTGAAAAACAGTGCTAACAAATCTCCAGAGAAAAACG GAGAAGTATTACTGAAAGGCAAGAGGAAATCTGAGCAAGGGGAAGGCGAAGATGTTGAAGACTCTCCcaagaagaagcaaaaaatttGGG CAGGAAAAAACCGGCAAgctggaacaaaacaaaactccaaaagGAAAGGTCGCTGTGTTCAGAAAGAGACAGAAACCTATGGCACAG GTAGTGTGGAAGAGCAGTGGTCTTTGGAGATTCAGGACAAAGGCCGAGTTACCTGTCCCACTTGCCGGGCTGTGGTGAGAAAGACTGTAGAAGGACTGAAGAAACATATGGCAAACTGCAGGCAG GAAATGTTCACGTGTCATGAGTGCGGGAAGCAGCTGAAGTCTTCAGCAGGGATGAAATACCATGTCATGGCAGACCATAACAATCAG CCAGTTatgaaggagggagaggaagtgGACGAGCAGCTTGAGCGAGACCGCCTTCGGAAGGTTTTGAAGTGTATGGGAAAACTGAAGTGTACAAGGGAG GGCTGCACAGGCAGCTTCACCAGCATAATGGGATACCTGTATCATGTTAAAAAATGTGGGAAGGCTGCTTCTGAGCTGGAGAAAATGGCTATGAAGTGCCATCACTGTGGAAAAGCATACAGATCAAAGGCAGGACTGGTCTACCACCTCCGCTCTAAGCACGGGCCG GTCACTTTCCTCCATGAGGAGAGAAGACCAGGGAACCTGATAGAAAtgaaacaggaacaaaacaacaCAGGCAGAGTTCAGAGGAGATCTGCAAAGGTGGCAATCTACTATCTCCATGAACTGGCTGGAGAAGAGCTGGCCAAAGAGTGGCCCAAAAGAAAAGTTCTGCAGGACTTGATTCCAGATGACCGGAAG CTGAAATACACTCGTCCTGGACTGCCCACGTTTAGTCAAGATGTGCTGTGCAAATGGAAAGCAGAGATAAAGATGTACCGAAGAGTCCACTGCCCAAATCAG gGTTGTGAATCTGTGTATGGCAGTGTCTCGGGACTCAAATCTCACCTCGGCACATGTACCTTG GGAGACTTTGTGGCTGGTAAATACAAGTGTCTCCTGTGTGAGAAGGAGTTCATTTCAGAGAGTGGGGTCAAGTATCACATCAACTCTGTGCATGCTGAG GACTGGTTTGATATGAACACAATGACCACCAAAAGCTTTGAGAAGCTAATGAAAATCCGccaaagggaagagcagaggaagcAACGGAAGAAACGTCCTTTGACCAGgggcaaaaagaagaaagccgGGCCCCTGGCTGCCAAGAAGCTCCCCACTGCTGGAGttgaaaaaatgaggaaaaataagaggGGTCGTCCACGGCGGGTGGACAATGAGAGTGCGAGCAGTGAAGAAGGGGCACCCCAAGTTGCACAGAGAGCTGAATTTCCTAAAACCAGCCGCAAGCGAGGCCGAAGCAAATCCCTAGAGGATGAGAAGGTGTAA
- the ZNF512 gene encoding zinc finger protein 512 isoform X1 has protein sequence MRGGGGDGDSPTKTGHHRQQKVKKSLENKNSKQFEEVETTVPEVNSNYDDTVSNVSSASPKGPVNGSPESRSKRTIRRPAYWLEMRGVKNSANKSPEKNGEVLLKGKRKSEQGEGEDVEDSPKKKQKIWGILQESQEPETRERESLEQGNLTLSEGGRGQKEGRSGELQTSQLHLSPWEAGKNRQAGTKQNSKRKGRCVQKETETYGTGSVEEQWSLEIQDKGRVTCPTCRAVVRKTVEGLKKHMANCRQEMFTCHECGKQLKSSAGMKYHVMADHNNQPVMKEGEEVDEQLERDRLRKVLKCMGKLKCTREGCTGSFTSIMGYLYHVKKCGKAASELEKMAMKCHHCGKAYRSKAGLVYHLRSKHGPVTFLHEERRPGNLIEMKQEQNNTGRVQRRSAKVAIYYLHELAGEELAKEWPKRKVLQDLIPDDRKLKYTRPGLPTFSQDVLCKWKAEIKMYRRVHCPNQGCESVYGSVSGLKSHLGTCTLGDFVAGKYKCLLCEKEFISESGVKYHINSVHAEDWFDMNTMTTKSFEKLMKIRQREEQRKQRKKRPLTRGKKKKAGPLAAKKLPTAGVEKMRKNKRGRPRRVDNESASSEEGAPQVAQRAEFPKTSRKRGRSKSLEDEKV, from the exons atgcggggcggcggcggcgacgGCGACTCG CCCACCAAGACTGGACATCACAGACAGCAGAAGGTCAAGAAGtccttggaaaataaaaa CTCTAAGCAATTTGAGGAGGTGGAAACTACTGTTCCAGAAGTGAACAGTAACTATGATGACACAGTGAGCAACGTTTCTTCTGCCTCACCGAAGGGCCCAGTGAACGGGAGCCCAGAGTCCAGAAGCAAGCGGACCATTCGCAGACCTGCTTACTGGCTGGAAATGAGAGGAGTGAAAAACAGTGCTAACAAATCTCCAGAGAAAAACG GAGAAGTATTACTGAAAGGCAAGAGGAAATCTGAGCAAGGGGAAGGCGAAGATGTTGAAGACTCTCCcaagaagaagcaaaaaatttGGG GAATCCTTCAGGAATCCCAAGAGCCTGAGACCAGAGAGAGGGAAAGTCTGGAACAAGGAAACCTTACACTCAGTGAAGGAGGACGAG gacagaaagaaggaagatcTGGGGAACTACAGACCAGTCAACTTCACCTCAgtccctgggaag CAGGAAAAAACCGGCAAgctggaacaaaacaaaactccaaaagGAAAGGTCGCTGTGTTCAGAAAGAGACAGAAACCTATGGCACAG GTAGTGTGGAAGAGCAGTGGTCTTTGGAGATTCAGGACAAAGGCCGAGTTACCTGTCCCACTTGCCGGGCTGTGGTGAGAAAGACTGTAGAAGGACTGAAGAAACATATGGCAAACTGCAGGCAG GAAATGTTCACGTGTCATGAGTGCGGGAAGCAGCTGAAGTCTTCAGCAGGGATGAAATACCATGTCATGGCAGACCATAACAATCAG CCAGTTatgaaggagggagaggaagtgGACGAGCAGCTTGAGCGAGACCGCCTTCGGAAGGTTTTGAAGTGTATGGGAAAACTGAAGTGTACAAGGGAG GGCTGCACAGGCAGCTTCACCAGCATAATGGGATACCTGTATCATGTTAAAAAATGTGGGAAGGCTGCTTCTGAGCTGGAGAAAATGGCTATGAAGTGCCATCACTGTGGAAAAGCATACAGATCAAAGGCAGGACTGGTCTACCACCTCCGCTCTAAGCACGGGCCG GTCACTTTCCTCCATGAGGAGAGAAGACCAGGGAACCTGATAGAAAtgaaacaggaacaaaacaacaCAGGCAGAGTTCAGAGGAGATCTGCAAAGGTGGCAATCTACTATCTCCATGAACTGGCTGGAGAAGAGCTGGCCAAAGAGTGGCCCAAAAGAAAAGTTCTGCAGGACTTGATTCCAGATGACCGGAAG CTGAAATACACTCGTCCTGGACTGCCCACGTTTAGTCAAGATGTGCTGTGCAAATGGAAAGCAGAGATAAAGATGTACCGAAGAGTCCACTGCCCAAATCAG gGTTGTGAATCTGTGTATGGCAGTGTCTCGGGACTCAAATCTCACCTCGGCACATGTACCTTG GGAGACTTTGTGGCTGGTAAATACAAGTGTCTCCTGTGTGAGAAGGAGTTCATTTCAGAGAGTGGGGTCAAGTATCACATCAACTCTGTGCATGCTGAG GACTGGTTTGATATGAACACAATGACCACCAAAAGCTTTGAGAAGCTAATGAAAATCCGccaaagggaagagcagaggaagcAACGGAAGAAACGTCCTTTGACCAGgggcaaaaagaagaaagccgGGCCCCTGGCTGCCAAGAAGCTCCCCACTGCTGGAGttgaaaaaatgaggaaaaataagaggGGTCGTCCACGGCGGGTGGACAATGAGAGTGCGAGCAGTGAAGAAGGGGCACCCCAAGTTGCACAGAGAGCTGAATTTCCTAAAACCAGCCGCAAGCGAGGCCGAAGCAAATCCCTAGAGGATGAGAAGGTGTAA
- the ZNF512 gene encoding zinc finger protein 512 isoform X4: MRGGGGDGDSPTKTGHHRQQKVKKSLENKNSKQFEEVETTVPEVNSNYDDTVSNVSSASPKGPVNGSPESRSKRTIRRPAYWLEMRGVKNSANKSPEKNGEVLLKGKRKSEQGEGEDVEDSPKKKQKIWGILQESQEPETRERESLEQGNLTLSEGGRGKNRQAGTKQNSKRKGRCVQKETETYGTGSVEEQWSLEIQDKGRVTCPTCRAVVRKTVEGLKKHMANCRQEMFTCHECGKQLKSSAGMKYHVMADHNNQPVMKEGEEVDEQLERDRLRKVLKCMGKLKCTREGCTGSFTSIMGYLYHVKKCGKAASELEKMAMKCHHCGKAYRSKAGLVYHLRSKHGPVTFLHEERRPGNLIEMKQEQNNTGRVQRRSAKVAIYYLHELAGEELAKEWPKRKVLQDLIPDDRKLKYTRPGLPTFSQDVLCKWKAEIKMYRRVHCPNQGCESVYGSVSGLKSHLGTCTLGDFVAGKYKCLLCEKEFISESGVKYHINSVHAEDWFDMNTMTTKSFEKLMKIRQREEQRKQRKKRPLTRGKKKKAGPLAAKKLPTAGVEKMRKNKRGRPRRVDNESASSEEGAPQVAQRAEFPKTSRKRGRSKSLEDEKV, from the exons atgcggggcggcggcggcgacgGCGACTCG CCCACCAAGACTGGACATCACAGACAGCAGAAGGTCAAGAAGtccttggaaaataaaaa CTCTAAGCAATTTGAGGAGGTGGAAACTACTGTTCCAGAAGTGAACAGTAACTATGATGACACAGTGAGCAACGTTTCTTCTGCCTCACCGAAGGGCCCAGTGAACGGGAGCCCAGAGTCCAGAAGCAAGCGGACCATTCGCAGACCTGCTTACTGGCTGGAAATGAGAGGAGTGAAAAACAGTGCTAACAAATCTCCAGAGAAAAACG GAGAAGTATTACTGAAAGGCAAGAGGAAATCTGAGCAAGGGGAAGGCGAAGATGTTGAAGACTCTCCcaagaagaagcaaaaaatttGGG GAATCCTTCAGGAATCCCAAGAGCCTGAGACCAGAGAGAGGGAAAGTCTGGAACAAGGAAACCTTACACTCAGTGAAGGAGGACGAG GAAAAAACCGGCAAgctggaacaaaacaaaactccaaaagGAAAGGTCGCTGTGTTCAGAAAGAGACAGAAACCTATGGCACAG GTAGTGTGGAAGAGCAGTGGTCTTTGGAGATTCAGGACAAAGGCCGAGTTACCTGTCCCACTTGCCGGGCTGTGGTGAGAAAGACTGTAGAAGGACTGAAGAAACATATGGCAAACTGCAGGCAG GAAATGTTCACGTGTCATGAGTGCGGGAAGCAGCTGAAGTCTTCAGCAGGGATGAAATACCATGTCATGGCAGACCATAACAATCAG CCAGTTatgaaggagggagaggaagtgGACGAGCAGCTTGAGCGAGACCGCCTTCGGAAGGTTTTGAAGTGTATGGGAAAACTGAAGTGTACAAGGGAG GGCTGCACAGGCAGCTTCACCAGCATAATGGGATACCTGTATCATGTTAAAAAATGTGGGAAGGCTGCTTCTGAGCTGGAGAAAATGGCTATGAAGTGCCATCACTGTGGAAAAGCATACAGATCAAAGGCAGGACTGGTCTACCACCTCCGCTCTAAGCACGGGCCG GTCACTTTCCTCCATGAGGAGAGAAGACCAGGGAACCTGATAGAAAtgaaacaggaacaaaacaacaCAGGCAGAGTTCAGAGGAGATCTGCAAAGGTGGCAATCTACTATCTCCATGAACTGGCTGGAGAAGAGCTGGCCAAAGAGTGGCCCAAAAGAAAAGTTCTGCAGGACTTGATTCCAGATGACCGGAAG CTGAAATACACTCGTCCTGGACTGCCCACGTTTAGTCAAGATGTGCTGTGCAAATGGAAAGCAGAGATAAAGATGTACCGAAGAGTCCACTGCCCAAATCAG gGTTGTGAATCTGTGTATGGCAGTGTCTCGGGACTCAAATCTCACCTCGGCACATGTACCTTG GGAGACTTTGTGGCTGGTAAATACAAGTGTCTCCTGTGTGAGAAGGAGTTCATTTCAGAGAGTGGGGTCAAGTATCACATCAACTCTGTGCATGCTGAG GACTGGTTTGATATGAACACAATGACCACCAAAAGCTTTGAGAAGCTAATGAAAATCCGccaaagggaagagcagaggaagcAACGGAAGAAACGTCCTTTGACCAGgggcaaaaagaagaaagccgGGCCCCTGGCTGCCAAGAAGCTCCCCACTGCTGGAGttgaaaaaatgaggaaaaataagaggGGTCGTCCACGGCGGGTGGACAATGAGAGTGCGAGCAGTGAAGAAGGGGCACCCCAAGTTGCACAGAGAGCTGAATTTCCTAAAACCAGCCGCAAGCGAGGCCGAAGCAAATCCCTAGAGGATGAGAAGGTGTAA
- the ZNF512 gene encoding zinc finger protein 512 isoform X2, translating into MPTKTGHHRQQKVKKSLENKNSKQFEEVETTVPEVNSNYDDTVSNVSSASPKGPVNGSPESRSKRTIRRPAYWLEMRGVKNSANKSPEKNGEVLLKGKRKSEQGEGEDVEDSPKKKQKIWGILQESQEPETRERESLEQGNLTLSEGGRGQKEGRSGELQTSQLHLSPWEAGKNRQAGTKQNSKRKGRCVQKETETYGTGSVEEQWSLEIQDKGRVTCPTCRAVVRKTVEGLKKHMANCRQEMFTCHECGKQLKSSAGMKYHVMADHNNQPVMKEGEEVDEQLERDRLRKVLKCMGKLKCTREGCTGSFTSIMGYLYHVKKCGKAASELEKMAMKCHHCGKAYRSKAGLVYHLRSKHGPVTFLHEERRPGNLIEMKQEQNNTGRVQRRSAKVAIYYLHELAGEELAKEWPKRKVLQDLIPDDRKLKYTRPGLPTFSQDVLCKWKAEIKMYRRVHCPNQGCESVYGSVSGLKSHLGTCTLGDFVAGKYKCLLCEKEFISESGVKYHINSVHAEDWFDMNTMTTKSFEKLMKIRQREEQRKQRKKRPLTRGKKKKAGPLAAKKLPTAGVEKMRKNKRGRPRRVDNESASSEEGAPQVAQRAEFPKTSRKRGRSKSLEDEKV; encoded by the exons ATG CCCACCAAGACTGGACATCACAGACAGCAGAAGGTCAAGAAGtccttggaaaataaaaa CTCTAAGCAATTTGAGGAGGTGGAAACTACTGTTCCAGAAGTGAACAGTAACTATGATGACACAGTGAGCAACGTTTCTTCTGCCTCACCGAAGGGCCCAGTGAACGGGAGCCCAGAGTCCAGAAGCAAGCGGACCATTCGCAGACCTGCTTACTGGCTGGAAATGAGAGGAGTGAAAAACAGTGCTAACAAATCTCCAGAGAAAAACG GAGAAGTATTACTGAAAGGCAAGAGGAAATCTGAGCAAGGGGAAGGCGAAGATGTTGAAGACTCTCCcaagaagaagcaaaaaatttGGG GAATCCTTCAGGAATCCCAAGAGCCTGAGACCAGAGAGAGGGAAAGTCTGGAACAAGGAAACCTTACACTCAGTGAAGGAGGACGAG gacagaaagaaggaagatcTGGGGAACTACAGACCAGTCAACTTCACCTCAgtccctgggaag CAGGAAAAAACCGGCAAgctggaacaaaacaaaactccaaaagGAAAGGTCGCTGTGTTCAGAAAGAGACAGAAACCTATGGCACAG GTAGTGTGGAAGAGCAGTGGTCTTTGGAGATTCAGGACAAAGGCCGAGTTACCTGTCCCACTTGCCGGGCTGTGGTGAGAAAGACTGTAGAAGGACTGAAGAAACATATGGCAAACTGCAGGCAG GAAATGTTCACGTGTCATGAGTGCGGGAAGCAGCTGAAGTCTTCAGCAGGGATGAAATACCATGTCATGGCAGACCATAACAATCAG CCAGTTatgaaggagggagaggaagtgGACGAGCAGCTTGAGCGAGACCGCCTTCGGAAGGTTTTGAAGTGTATGGGAAAACTGAAGTGTACAAGGGAG GGCTGCACAGGCAGCTTCACCAGCATAATGGGATACCTGTATCATGTTAAAAAATGTGGGAAGGCTGCTTCTGAGCTGGAGAAAATGGCTATGAAGTGCCATCACTGTGGAAAAGCATACAGATCAAAGGCAGGACTGGTCTACCACCTCCGCTCTAAGCACGGGCCG GTCACTTTCCTCCATGAGGAGAGAAGACCAGGGAACCTGATAGAAAtgaaacaggaacaaaacaacaCAGGCAGAGTTCAGAGGAGATCTGCAAAGGTGGCAATCTACTATCTCCATGAACTGGCTGGAGAAGAGCTGGCCAAAGAGTGGCCCAAAAGAAAAGTTCTGCAGGACTTGATTCCAGATGACCGGAAG CTGAAATACACTCGTCCTGGACTGCCCACGTTTAGTCAAGATGTGCTGTGCAAATGGAAAGCAGAGATAAAGATGTACCGAAGAGTCCACTGCCCAAATCAG gGTTGTGAATCTGTGTATGGCAGTGTCTCGGGACTCAAATCTCACCTCGGCACATGTACCTTG GGAGACTTTGTGGCTGGTAAATACAAGTGTCTCCTGTGTGAGAAGGAGTTCATTTCAGAGAGTGGGGTCAAGTATCACATCAACTCTGTGCATGCTGAG GACTGGTTTGATATGAACACAATGACCACCAAAAGCTTTGAGAAGCTAATGAAAATCCGccaaagggaagagcagaggaagcAACGGAAGAAACGTCCTTTGACCAGgggcaaaaagaagaaagccgGGCCCCTGGCTGCCAAGAAGCTCCCCACTGCTGGAGttgaaaaaatgaggaaaaataagaggGGTCGTCCACGGCGGGTGGACAATGAGAGTGCGAGCAGTGAAGAAGGGGCACCCCAAGTTGCACAGAGAGCTGAATTTCCTAAAACCAGCCGCAAGCGAGGCCGAAGCAAATCCCTAGAGGATGAGAAGGTGTAA